In Carya illinoinensis cultivar Pawnee chromosome 9, C.illinoinensisPawnee_v1, whole genome shotgun sequence, the following are encoded in one genomic region:
- the LOC122276828 gene encoding uncharacterized protein LOC122276828, protein MSKCRFGCDEVDYLGHLVSMNGVRVNPAKLKAIVDRLIPNSVKALRGFLDLNGYYRKFIHGYESIDAPLIALLKKNGFCWNDEAQEAFQRLKQLIELKQIYANDSELHELLKKVNKGPSSSWFSIKREFLFYKGGLYVPKDLQIINKFMHLLHSSLEGGHSGVDKTLYRLKPKLGSSIVVLPQLPPVDSEGLLKSKTFKIL, encoded by the exons ATGAGTAAATGCAGGTTTGGATGTGATGAAGTGGATTATTTAGGCCATCTAGTGTCCATGAATGGTGTGAGGGTAAATCCTGCTAAGTTGAAGGCTATAGTTGATCGGCTAATTCCTAATTCAGTTAAAGCCTTGAGGGGTTTTCTAGATTTAAATGGATATTATAGGAAATTCATTCATGGTTATGAGAGTATTGATGCTCCTCTTATTGCTCTATTGAAGAAAAATGGTTTCTGTTGGAATGACGAAGCACAGGAAGCCTTCCAAAGGTTGAAGCAG ttGATTGAATTGAAACAAATCTATGCTAATGATTCTGAGCTACATGAACTTCTTAAGAAGGTGAATAAGGGTCCAAGTTCTTCATGGTTTTCTATTAAAAGGGAATTCTTATTTTATAAAGGCGGGTTGTATGTGCCTAAGGATCTACAGATTATCAATAAGTTTATGCACTTGTTACATAGTAGTCTAGAAGGTGGTCATTCTGGTGttgataagactctttatagg TTGAAGCCGAAGTTGGGTTCCTCAATTGTGGTTTTACCACAATTGCCTCCAGTTGATTCAGAGGGGTTATTAAAGTCAAAAACGTTCAAGATACTTTAG